One segment of Shewanella piezotolerans WP3 DNA contains the following:
- a CDS encoding DUF2802 domain-containing protein has translation MAEEILIGTALVFVVLSIGSVVLISKQAKKLRAKVEALTILVKDGDKQREAVKRELQELRSGTIGVGRRVLELEKKLQQQDAKLEETNQQDPQARLYSRAMKMVDLGAGIDELIQECELPKAEAELLIRLHRKS, from the coding sequence ATTGCTGAAGAAATTCTAATCGGTACTGCGTTAGTGTTTGTGGTGTTATCCATTGGCTCGGTTGTGCTTATTAGTAAGCAAGCTAAAAAGCTACGAGCGAAAGTCGAAGCGTTAACAATATTGGTCAAAGATGGCGATAAGCAAAGAGAAGCAGTAAAACGTGAACTGCAAGAGCTTAGAAGTGGCACTATTGGGGTTGGCCGCAGAGTGTTAGAACTTGAAAAGAAGTTGCAACAACAAGATGCCAAACTTGAAGAGACAAATCAGCAAGATCCACAAGCTAGATTGTATTCCAGAGCGATGAAAATGGTCGACTTAGGCGCAGGTATTGATGAGCTTATTCAAGAATGTGAATTGCCTAAGGCTGAAGCAGAGTTATTGATCCGCTTACATAGGAAATCATAA
- a CDS encoding chemotaxis protein CheW gives MTSSNSVAVAAGNDDAVLQWVTFKLDNETYGINVMQVQEVLRYTEIAPVPGAPHYVLGIINLRGNVVTVIDTRSRFGLASADVNDSTRIVIIEAEKQVIGILVDSVAEVVYLRRSEIDNAPNVGTEESAKFIQGVSNRDSELLILVDLDKLLSDEEWMELTQI, from the coding sequence ATGACAAGTTCAAATAGTGTAGCCGTTGCGGCTGGCAATGATGATGCAGTGTTACAATGGGTGACTTTCAAGCTAGATAATGAAACATATGGCATCAATGTCATGCAGGTTCAAGAAGTGCTGCGTTACACTGAAATTGCCCCAGTACCAGGTGCGCCGCACTACGTACTCGGAATTATCAATCTGCGCGGTAACGTCGTGACTGTTATCGACACTCGTTCTCGCTTTGGCCTAGCGTCTGCAGACGTAAACGATTCGACACGCATTGTAATCATCGAAGCTGAAAAACAAGTTATTGGTATTTTGGTTGATAGCGTTGCAGAAGTTGTCTATCTGCGCCGATCTGAAATCGATAATGCGCCAAATGTTGGTACCGAGGAAAGCGCTAAGTTTATTCAAGGCGTGAGTAATCGTGATAGCGAACTATTGATCTTAGTTGACCTTGATAAGTTACTCTCAGATGAAGAGTGGATGGAACTGACACAGATTTAA
- a CDS encoding Wzz/FepE/Etk N-terminal domain-containing protein, with the protein MTRQIQKNYTEAQFQQSMTDDEIDLRELFSVVWQGKWAVIAITTVFAISSVIFAILQPNIYKSEALLAPASEEQAGGLGALAGQFGGLASMAGINLGGGAGVDNTQMAIEVIKSRQFTSQFIEKHNILANLMAVEKWNLHDNSLVYDPEVYDEVNDTWVREVKAPYKPKPSMQEAYKEFKDVVSINLVKDTGMVTISVEHLSPTIAQQWVTWLIEDINQVMKERDVAEANRSREFLNKQIAQTNVADIRTVLYKLIEEQAKTIMFAEVRDEYVFKTVDPALIPEEKSKPMRALLCVLGTLAGGILGTMFVLMRRFSRN; encoded by the coding sequence ATGACCAGACAAATACAAAAAAACTACACAGAAGCACAGTTCCAGCAATCTATGACAGACGATGAAATTGATCTCAGAGAACTATTTTCAGTTGTTTGGCAGGGTAAATGGGCTGTCATTGCAATAACTACCGTTTTTGCAATATCGTCAGTTATTTTTGCCATTTTGCAGCCAAATATATACAAATCCGAAGCATTATTAGCTCCAGCGAGCGAAGAGCAGGCTGGAGGTTTAGGCGCATTAGCTGGGCAATTTGGTGGTCTTGCTAGTATGGCGGGAATAAACCTAGGCGGTGGTGCTGGTGTAGATAATACACAAATGGCTATTGAGGTGATTAAGTCGCGCCAATTCACCAGTCAATTTATAGAGAAGCACAATATACTTGCCAACCTTATGGCTGTTGAAAAGTGGAATCTACACGATAATTCCCTAGTATACGATCCAGAGGTTTATGACGAAGTTAATGATACTTGGGTTCGAGAAGTAAAAGCTCCTTATAAACCGAAACCATCAATGCAAGAGGCTTATAAAGAATTCAAGGACGTTGTCTCTATCAATCTCGTTAAAGACACTGGTATGGTTACAATTTCTGTTGAGCATTTATCACCTACGATTGCTCAGCAGTGGGTGACTTGGCTTATTGAAGATATTAACCAAGTGATGAAAGAACGAGATGTTGCAGAAGCTAATCGCAGTCGCGAATTTCTTAATAAACAAATTGCTCAAACTAATGTTGCAGATATTCGCACTGTTCTTTACAAACTTATAGAAGAGCAAGCAAAAACAATTATGTTCGCGGAGGTCCGAGATGAATACGTATTTAAAACGGTTGATCCCGCACTCATTCCTGAAGAGAAGTCAAAGCCAATGCGAGCTTTACTCTGTGTATTGGGTACATTAGCAGGGGGAATACTAGGAACTATGTTTGTGTTAATGAGACGTTTTTCTCGCAATTGA
- the rfaH gene encoding transcription/translation regulatory transformer protein RfaH — MKAWYLLYCKPRGEARAQQNLALQEIETYIPTYPEEKTHNGKVTVRRVSLFPSYLFIHFDPQVTSVSRIHNTRGVIRIVGCKELMTPIDEGVIGAIKAREHKWINELLPETRCKEELVCPVKSGDKVKFVDGPFAELEGIFQEKNGEKRCYVLFDIMGKQQRVSVDRSTVKLAG; from the coding sequence ATGAAAGCTTGGTATTTGTTATATTGTAAGCCCCGTGGCGAAGCTCGGGCTCAACAAAACTTGGCTCTTCAAGAGATTGAAACCTACATTCCAACATATCCCGAAGAAAAGACTCATAACGGGAAGGTCACTGTCCGACGTGTTTCTTTATTTCCAAGTTATCTTTTTATTCACTTTGACCCGCAAGTCACCAGTGTTTCTCGTATTCACAATACACGCGGAGTGATCCGTATCGTAGGGTGTAAAGAGCTAATGACGCCGATAGATGAAGGCGTCATTGGTGCTATTAAAGCACGTGAGCATAAGTGGATAAACGAACTGTTACCTGAGACTCGTTGCAAAGAAGAGCTGGTTTGCCCGGTGAAGTCTGGAGATAAAGTTAAGTTCGTTGATGGGCCATTTGCTGAGCTTGAAGGGATCTTTCAAGAGAAGAATGGCGAGAAGCGCTGTTATGTGCTCTTTGATATAATGGGCAAACAACAGCGGGTCTCAGTAGATCGTTCTACCGTTAAGCTCGCTGGCTGA
- a CDS encoding MlaA family lipoprotein, with protein MKCKWIVLSLAIFGFSTIVAAEDIKEGESVTVTYNDPRDPIEGFNRAMWDLNYLYMDRYFYRPVAHGYNDYIPLPVKSGINNFVLNLEEPSSIVNNTLQGKWGWAVNAGGRFTVNTTLGLLGVIDVAEMMGMTRKQDDFNEVLGYYGVPNGPYFMAPFFGPYVTRELASDWVDDLYFPLSELTFWQSVLKWGLKNLHSRASAIDQERLVDNALDPYTFVKDAYFQHMDYKVYDGDIPLSEDDDELLDEYMQELE; from the coding sequence ATGAAGTGTAAATGGATTGTGCTTTCTCTGGCGATATTTGGGTTTTCTACCATAGTTGCTGCGGAGGACATCAAGGAAGGTGAGAGTGTCACTGTCACCTACAATGATCCTCGTGACCCGATTGAAGGGTTTAACCGAGCGATGTGGGATCTCAACTATTTGTATATGGATCGGTATTTTTACCGACCTGTTGCCCACGGCTATAATGATTATATCCCGCTTCCGGTTAAAAGTGGCATTAACAACTTCGTGCTTAACCTCGAAGAACCTAGCAGCATTGTCAATAACACATTGCAAGGTAAATGGGGTTGGGCAGTGAATGCTGGTGGTCGCTTTACCGTCAATACCACTCTTGGGTTACTCGGGGTTATTGATGTTGCTGAAATGATGGGCATGACACGTAAGCAAGATGACTTTAATGAAGTACTCGGTTATTACGGTGTGCCCAACGGACCTTATTTCATGGCGCCATTCTTTGGGCCTTATGTTACCAGAGAGCTCGCCTCTGATTGGGTTGATGATCTATACTTCCCATTATCAGAGCTGACATTTTGGCAGTCAGTGTTAAAGTGGGGTCTTAAAAATCTGCATAGTCGAGCATCAGCAATTGATCAGGAGAGGTTAGTTGACAATGCTTTAGACCCATATACTTTTGTCAAAGACGCGTATTTCCAACACATGGACTACAAAGTATATGATGGTGATATTCCTTTGAGCGAAGATGACGATGAATTGCTTGATGAATATATGCAGGAACTTGAGTAA
- a CDS encoding chemotaxis protein CheW produces the protein MSKLVDEAVSDYFTLLLTDDAEVACVEPVIPRAKELPYGQQRQSKAEVKEYAVKERVSSQALEQLLAPVSAIEEEQSSVVLDKFEKPQTSKVQVEPKTLEDTDTIAAVGDSIVHESMTAAPKAEEVEGNQSFNLKQINKYPPPSITKDLIEQLDDEFQVLFFKVAGLTLAVPLVSLGGIVNLERINHLMGRPSWYLGVQQHRDSQLNVVDTCAWVMPEKYDDLAQNVNYQYIVVLQDSSWGLTCESLVNTVKIHKSQVNWRSQAGKRPWLAGVVKEQMCGILNVDALIAMLDSGLGSQG, from the coding sequence ATGTCAAAATTGGTTGATGAGGCAGTCAGTGATTACTTCACTTTATTGTTAACTGATGATGCTGAGGTCGCTTGTGTAGAACCAGTAATACCAAGAGCTAAAGAGCTACCTTACGGGCAGCAACGTCAATCAAAGGCTGAAGTTAAAGAGTATGCGGTTAAAGAGCGGGTCAGTAGCCAAGCTTTGGAACAGCTGTTAGCGCCAGTCTCTGCTATCGAAGAAGAGCAAAGTTCAGTTGTGCTTGATAAGTTTGAAAAACCTCAAACTAGCAAGGTTCAAGTGGAGCCGAAAACGCTTGAAGACACCGACACGATAGCCGCAGTAGGCGATTCAATTGTCCATGAGTCTATGACTGCAGCGCCCAAAGCAGAAGAGGTTGAGGGTAATCAATCCTTTAATCTTAAGCAGATTAATAAGTATCCGCCTCCTAGCATTACAAAAGACTTGATAGAGCAATTGGATGATGAGTTTCAAGTGCTTTTCTTTAAAGTTGCTGGGCTGACGTTAGCAGTGCCTTTAGTGAGTTTAGGCGGCATCGTGAACCTTGAACGCATAAACCACTTAATGGGGCGACCTAGTTGGTACTTAGGCGTACAGCAGCACCGAGACTCTCAACTGAATGTGGTAGATACTTGCGCTTGGGTAATGCCTGAAAAATACGATGATTTAGCACAAAATGTTAACTATCAATATATTGTGGTCTTGCAAGATAGTAGCTGGGGGTTAACCTGTGAGTCATTGGTCAATACCGTGAAAATACATAAGTCGCAAGTTAATTGGCGCAGCCAAGCGGGTAAAAGACCATGGCTTGCCGGGGTAGTTAAAGAGCAAATGTGCGGTATTTTGAATGTAGATGCGTTAATTGCGATGCTTGATTCAGGCCTTGGCAGTCAAGGCTAG
- a CDS encoding peptide MFS transporter: MSGVKPQGTMLGHPKGLFLLFTTELWERFSYYAMRAILVLYLVDKVQTEGGHGLGWTQGDAISLYGTFTGLVYLTPLIGGWLADAYLGQRKAIIIGGALMAAGQFTLALPHSWIPGSETMVFYIGLGTLIIGNGLFKPNISTMVGDLYEEGDHRRDGAFTIFYMGINVGAFLSGIIVGSVVAAYDGNFQMGFLCAGIGMVLSLIIQFVFAQKLLGDIGRYPAAKLEKEKNEAAGDVRKEPLTKIERDRIKVIMVMGLFTIIFWAGFEQAGGLMNLFTNDFTDRMIGGWEVPTTWFQSLNAMFIVIFAPVIASIWIRLGKNEPNSPVKFALGLVLLGIGFLFMIGAVLEMGGDADAKSSMWWLVGAYFFHTMGELCLSPIGLSMVTKLAPLRIASLMMGAWFLFVAIANKVGGVVGSFIGHGGEKEEQLANAMAIFAGIAITSAISGIILYFMADKLVDWMHGAEGHAETEEEALEQEIAVTADHEGIKQ; the protein is encoded by the coding sequence ATGAGCGGAGTAAAACCCCAGGGGACGATGCTTGGGCATCCGAAGGGATTGTTCCTGTTGTTTACAACAGAGCTATGGGAACGATTTAGTTATTATGCAATGCGCGCCATTTTGGTGTTATATCTTGTAGATAAAGTACAAACTGAAGGTGGACATGGTCTAGGCTGGACTCAGGGTGACGCAATTTCACTCTATGGTACCTTTACAGGTCTTGTTTATTTAACCCCACTTATCGGTGGTTGGTTGGCTGATGCTTATTTAGGTCAACGTAAAGCAATTATCATTGGCGGCGCGTTAATGGCTGCTGGCCAATTCACTCTTGCTCTACCACATAGCTGGATCCCTGGTTCTGAAACCATGGTGTTTTATATTGGTCTTGGTACATTGATTATTGGTAATGGTCTATTTAAGCCAAACATCTCAACCATGGTTGGTGACTTGTATGAAGAGGGTGACCATCGTCGTGATGGCGCATTCACTATCTTCTATATGGGTATTAACGTTGGTGCATTCCTCTCAGGTATTATTGTAGGCTCAGTTGTTGCAGCTTATGACGGTAACTTCCAAATGGGCTTCTTATGTGCGGGTATCGGTATGGTACTTTCACTCATTATCCAGTTCGTATTCGCGCAAAAACTTCTAGGTGATATTGGACGCTACCCTGCTGCCAAGCTCGAGAAAGAGAAGAATGAAGCGGCTGGTGATGTTCGTAAAGAACCACTAACAAAAATTGAGCGTGATCGCATTAAAGTGATTATGGTCATGGGTCTGTTCACTATTATCTTCTGGGCTGGCTTTGAACAAGCCGGTGGTTTGATGAACTTGTTCACTAACGACTTTACTGACCGTATGATTGGTGGTTGGGAAGTTCCTACCACTTGGTTCCAGTCGCTTAACGCAATGTTCATTGTCATCTTCGCGCCTGTTATCGCTTCTATCTGGATCCGCTTAGGAAAGAATGAGCCTAACTCTCCAGTTAAGTTCGCTTTAGGCCTAGTGCTTTTAGGTATTGGTTTCCTATTCATGATTGGTGCTGTTTTAGAGATGGGCGGTGACGCTGATGCTAAATCAAGCATGTGGTGGTTAGTGGGTGCATACTTCTTCCACACCATGGGTGAACTTTGTTTATCTCCTATTGGTCTTTCAATGGTTACTAAATTGGCTCCACTGCGTATCGCATCATTAATGATGGGTGCATGGTTCCTATTCGTTGCTATCGCTAACAAAGTGGGTGGCGTAGTCGGTTCATTTATCGGACATGGCGGCGAGAAGGAAGAGCAACTTGCTAATGCAATGGCTATCTTCGCAGGTATCGCAATCACTTCAGCTATTTCAGGCATCATCCTTTACTTCATGGCAGATAAGCTTGTTGATTGGATGCACGGCGCTGAAGGTCATGCAGAAACAGAAGAAGAAGCTCTTGAACAAGAGATTGCTGTAACAGCAGATCATGAAGGGATAAAGCAATAG
- a CDS encoding protein-glutamate methylesterase/protein-glutamine glutaminase: MGIKVLVVDDSSFFRRRVSEIVSQDPELEVVGTAVNGAEAVKLAAELKPQVITMDIEMPVMDGITAVKQIMASNPLPILMFSSLTHDGAKATLDALEAGALDFLPKRFEDIATNKDDAIALLQQRIKTLGRRRLFRPAIRPSPTAVKPRVTSAPTVALTRTAASSIPAQSLVTDKPTSRSTAVTRASGKKYKALLIGTSTGGPVALQKVLTQFPANYPHPILLIQHMPAAFTPTFATRLNSLCKIEVKEAQTGDQLRAGCAYLAPGGMQMMLERSGSFGRIKVLAGKPEMNYKPSVDITFASASKLLGGDVLAVVLTGMGADGREGARMLKSAGANIWAQDEASCVVYGMPQAVTNAGLATKSISIEQMAESILKETAHG; the protein is encoded by the coding sequence CGGTGCTGAAGCTGTTAAGCTTGCGGCAGAGCTTAAGCCGCAAGTGATAACCATGGATATTGAGATGCCAGTGATGGACGGGATCACAGCGGTTAAGCAAATAATGGCCAGTAATCCGCTGCCAATTCTGATGTTTTCATCATTGACGCATGACGGCGCCAAAGCAACATTAGATGCGCTGGAGGCAGGTGCACTTGATTTTCTGCCAAAACGATTCGAAGACATTGCCACTAATAAAGACGATGCAATTGCATTATTGCAGCAACGCATTAAAACCTTAGGTCGCCGCCGTTTATTTAGGCCAGCTATTCGGCCATCACCAACTGCGGTTAAACCGCGAGTAACTTCGGCACCTACGGTAGCATTAACACGTACAGCGGCTTCAAGTATACCAGCACAATCATTGGTAACTGATAAACCCACTAGTCGTTCAACCGCAGTCACTCGTGCAAGTGGTAAAAAGTATAAGGCCTTACTTATTGGTACCTCGACTGGAGGACCGGTAGCACTACAAAAAGTGTTAACCCAATTTCCGGCAAATTACCCGCACCCTATTTTACTTATTCAACATATGCCTGCTGCATTTACGCCGACATTTGCGACTCGTTTAAATAGCTTGTGCAAAATTGAAGTAAAAGAAGCGCAAACTGGCGACCAACTGCGTGCCGGATGCGCGTATCTGGCACCTGGCGGCATGCAGATGATGCTTGAGCGTAGTGGCAGTTTTGGTCGTATTAAAGTACTCGCAGGCAAACCAGAGATGAATTATAAGCCCAGTGTTGACATCACCTTTGCGTCAGCATCTAAGTTATTGGGTGGCGATGTATTAGCGGTGGTGCTTACTGGTATGGGAGCAGACGGTCGCGAAGGCGCGCGTATGCTTAAGTCTGCGGGTGCTAATATCTGGGCGCAAGACGAGGCCAGTTGTGTGGTTTACGGCATGCCGCAAGCCGTAACCAATGCTGGATTAGCGACTAAATCAATTAGTATTGAACAGATGGCCGAGTCAATCCTCAAAGAGACGGCACATGGCTAA
- a CDS encoding ParA family protein, whose protein sequence is MKIWTIANQKGGVGKTTTVASLAGAFTKRGKRVLMVDTDPHASLGYYLGIDSEELPSSLYDLFLANTKLTKETIGNYIVPTNVPDLDLIPSTMALATLDRSLGHQEGMGLILTKALALLEDQYDVVLIDCPPVLGVLMVNALAASQHIIVPVQTEFLAIKGLDRMVKTMILMGRSKKVEYSYTIVPTMFDRRTRAATAALEQLNQDYKNNLWSDVIPVDTKFRDASLSHLPASHYAPRSRGVKAYDRLLDDLLTKDFSHVKIG, encoded by the coding sequence TTGAAAATTTGGACCATAGCAAACCAGAAAGGCGGCGTTGGTAAGACAACGACTGTTGCTAGTTTAGCTGGCGCATTTACCAAGCGTGGTAAACGAGTGCTCATGGTCGATACCGATCCTCATGCATCATTAGGCTATTACTTAGGGATAGACAGTGAAGAGTTACCGAGCTCTTTGTATGATCTGTTCTTAGCCAATACTAAGTTAACCAAAGAGACTATTGGCAATTATATTGTGCCGACCAATGTACCTGATCTCGATTTAATCCCCTCCACAATGGCATTAGCTACCTTAGATCGTAGTCTTGGACATCAAGAGGGAATGGGGCTGATTTTAACTAAAGCGCTAGCGCTTTTAGAGGACCAATATGATGTGGTTCTTATCGATTGCCCGCCAGTACTTGGCGTGTTAATGGTTAATGCGCTTGCTGCTAGCCAACATATTATCGTGCCTGTTCAAACTGAGTTCTTGGCGATTAAAGGACTGGATCGAATGGTTAAAACGATGATCTTGATGGGACGTTCAAAGAAAGTCGAGTATAGCTATACAATTGTGCCAACTATGTTTGATAGAAGAACCCGTGCGGCCACAGCGGCCTTGGAACAGCTGAACCAAGATTATAAAAATAACCTCTGGTCTGATGTTATTCCAGTAGATACTAAATTTAGAGATGCAAGTTTGAGCCATTTACCCGCTTCACATTACGCTCCACGCAGCCGCGGCGTAAAAGCTTACGACAGACTGCTTGATGACTTGCTTACGAAGGATTTCTCCCATGTCAAAATTGGTTGA
- a CDS encoding SLBB domain-containing protein: MLHKTKKIVIAGASALLLLCGQVQAVTPSPQMIEQFKNLPASEQQRLAKQYGIDPSMLGGSSGSQQQLENPQVVNSRAEYDRNGNLIPNSSQNPNFSNNPNKEKELTFEEDAAKTELQRFGYDLFAGEPTTFAPVSDVPVPSEYLVGPGDNIKVQLYGKENKEYDLVINREGVIQFPELGPVNVSGLSFSELRASLSQRIKKQMIGIESNITMGELRSIRIFVAGDAYKPGSYTVSSLSTITQALFVAGGVNEIGSLRNIQVKRNGKLVGAMDLYDLLLRGDASGDIRLRSGDVVFIPSVGGLVSVTGEVRRPAIYELKKHETMAQVIEMAAGVKPGAYPKRSSVERFNKNSLRTIVNVDLTSEAGKNTKALAGDVIRVKNATSQYEDALTVVGAVVRPGKYQWFEGQKISDLVPSIWGDLTVSADLEYAVVVREMNKQGDIQVYQFSPSKAINGKVLSENLTLAPRDKIIFFNFSDMTQNRYELNKLVKERVEKVQSLAGDSLIGNDLFKAGFSQLNQQKFADRAELGGIAINSKAEEDESTAIKGEVNKMLVNLFEDRDLIKLSSVMNRGELLYPVIMKLNSQGRAGTGVQAVAINGKVNNPGIYPLAVNARVQDLVVAAGGLEEGAYTTRAELTSTHTTIDGSSISHKNIALDVALQGDVSQNLLLKGRDILTVMTTPDWQENKSVEIRGEVKFPGTYNIRRGETLGDVLTRAGGFTEYAYLPSTVFVRESVRQQEQLEIKKLADQLRRDIATRGVSKDGNVVNYSDAQMMLTDLETIQAVGRLVVDLSAISIGISQADLQLEDKDVLYIPSTKQTIAVMGEVQHAATHRFKEGQTVDQYLAMSGGARERADDDRTYIIKADGSVMLPNKSMWFSSESNLQPGDTIIVPLDTEYKDNLTLWTQVTSIIYNTAVAFATVANL; this comes from the coding sequence GTGTTACATAAAACCAAAAAGATTGTCATCGCAGGTGCTAGTGCATTGCTCCTATTATGCGGGCAAGTGCAAGCAGTAACTCCGTCTCCGCAGATGATTGAGCAGTTTAAAAACTTACCGGCGTCAGAGCAGCAGCGCTTAGCTAAACAATATGGCATTGATCCTTCAATGCTAGGTGGTAGTAGTGGCTCACAACAGCAATTAGAAAACCCACAAGTGGTTAACTCTCGTGCTGAGTATGATCGTAACGGAAACTTGATTCCAAACTCTAGCCAAAATCCGAACTTCTCAAATAACCCTAATAAAGAGAAAGAGCTTACCTTTGAAGAGGACGCGGCAAAAACTGAACTTCAGCGATTTGGTTATGATCTGTTTGCTGGCGAACCGACGACTTTTGCCCCCGTATCTGACGTGCCAGTGCCGAGCGAATACTTAGTTGGTCCAGGAGATAACATCAAGGTTCAGTTATATGGCAAAGAAAACAAAGAGTATGACTTAGTCATTAACCGCGAAGGAGTGATTCAGTTTCCAGAGCTTGGGCCCGTTAATGTATCAGGGCTAAGCTTTAGCGAATTGAGAGCATCTTTATCGCAGCGCATTAAGAAGCAGATGATTGGTATAGAGTCGAATATCACTATGGGGGAGCTTCGCTCGATCCGTATTTTTGTTGCTGGCGATGCCTATAAGCCTGGCTCATATACCGTTTCTAGTCTTTCGACAATCACTCAAGCACTTTTTGTTGCTGGTGGCGTCAATGAAATTGGTTCACTGCGTAATATTCAAGTGAAGCGCAATGGTAAGCTAGTTGGCGCAATGGATTTGTATGACCTTTTACTACGCGGGGATGCATCTGGTGATATTCGTTTACGTTCTGGTGACGTAGTGTTTATCCCATCGGTTGGTGGACTTGTAAGTGTTACCGGCGAAGTCAGACGCCCTGCTATTTATGAACTTAAGAAACACGAAACAATGGCGCAAGTCATTGAGATGGCGGCTGGCGTTAAACCAGGCGCTTATCCAAAGCGTAGTAGTGTAGAGCGCTTTAACAAAAACAGTCTTAGAACGATAGTAAACGTAGATTTAACATCAGAAGCTGGTAAGAACACTAAAGCACTTGCTGGTGATGTCATTCGAGTCAAAAATGCCACTTCGCAATACGAAGATGCGCTCACCGTTGTTGGCGCCGTTGTTCGACCAGGCAAATACCAATGGTTTGAAGGACAAAAAATTAGCGATCTTGTACCTTCCATATGGGGTGACTTAACTGTTTCTGCAGATTTGGAATACGCAGTTGTTGTACGTGAAATGAATAAACAGGGAGATATTCAGGTTTATCAGTTCTCACCATCAAAGGCGATAAACGGCAAAGTACTTTCTGAAAACCTTACGTTGGCTCCTCGAGATAAAATCATTTTCTTCAATTTTAGCGATATGACCCAAAATCGATATGAGCTAAATAAATTAGTAAAAGAGCGAGTAGAAAAGGTGCAGTCATTGGCCGGTGACTCACTTATCGGTAATGATCTATTTAAGGCGGGTTTCTCTCAATTAAATCAACAGAAATTTGCTGACCGAGCTGAACTTGGTGGCATTGCCATTAATAGTAAAGCCGAAGAGGATGAAAGTACGGCGATAAAAGGCGAGGTCAACAAAATGTTGGTAAACCTTTTTGAAGATAGGGATTTGATAAAGTTAAGCAGCGTGATGAACCGCGGTGAGTTACTTTACCCCGTCATTATGAAGTTAAACAGTCAAGGCCGAGCGGGGACTGGCGTCCAAGCTGTTGCGATTAACGGCAAAGTAAATAACCCTGGTATTTACCCTCTGGCGGTTAATGCCAGAGTACAAGACTTAGTGGTTGCAGCAGGTGGACTAGAAGAAGGCGCTTACACAACGCGCGCGGAACTGACTAGTACACATACAACCATCGATGGTTCTTCAATTAGTCACAAAAACATTGCATTAGATGTTGCTCTTCAAGGTGATGTTTCGCAAAACCTGTTGCTCAAAGGTCGCGACATTCTTACTGTAATGACAACGCCAGATTGGCAAGAAAATAAGTCAGTTGAAATACGCGGAGAAGTGAAGTTCCCAGGCACTTATAACATTCGCCGTGGAGAAACATTAGGTGATGTGCTTACCCGTGCGGGCGGCTTTACCGAATATGCATACTTACCTTCAACCGTTTTTGTACGGGAATCTGTGCGTCAACAAGAACAGTTAGAGATTAAAAAGCTTGCTGACCAACTTCGCCGTGATATCGCCACACGTGGTGTATCAAAAGACGGTAACGTCGTAAATTACAGCGATGCTCAGATGATGCTTACTGATCTTGAGACTATCCAAGCAGTAGGTCGATTAGTGGTTGATCTCTCAGCAATTTCAATTGGTATCTCCCAGGCAGATCTTCAGCTTGAAGACAAAGACGTACTTTACATCCCATCGACCAAGCAAACTATTGCGGTAATGGGGGAAGTGCAACATGCCGCTACACATAGATTTAAAGAAGGTCAAACTGTCGACCAATACCTAGCGATGTCTGGTGGTGCTCGAGAGCGTGCTGATGATGATAGAACTTATATCATTAAAGCGGATGGTTCTGTAATGCTTCCAAACAAATCTATGTGGTTTAGCAGTGAGTCTAATTTGCAGCCAGGCGATACTATCATCGTGCCACTCGATACTGAGTACAAAGACAACCTAACACTCTGGACACAAGTCACCAGCATCATATACAACACAGCAGTCGCGTTTGCTACTGTTGCCAACCTTTAA
- a CDS encoding EscU/YscU/HrcU family type III secretion system export apparatus switch protein, whose protein sequence is MSQHEQSTKAVAVKYDQGAAPSISAKAEDELAQEMIALAEEAGIFIHKDEHLCEFLQKMDVGEAIPKELYLLIAELIAFAYVLDGKFPEKWNGMHEKIMEEV, encoded by the coding sequence ATGAGCCAACATGAACAGTCTACCAAGGCTGTGGCAGTTAAATACGATCAAGGCGCAGCGCCAAGCATTTCTGCAAAAGCTGAAGATGAATTGGCTCAAGAGATGATTGCGCTTGCAGAAGAGGCTGGGATCTTCATTCATAAAGACGAGCACCTATGCGAGTTTTTACAAAAAATGGATGTTGGCGAAGCTATCCCTAAAGAGCTGTATTTACTTATCGCGGAACTGATTGCTTTCGCCTATGTACTTGATGGCAAATTCCCTGAAAAGTGGAATGGTATGCATGAAAAGATTATGGAAGAAGTTTAA